Proteins encoded in a region of the Wenzhouxiangella sp. XN201 genome:
- a CDS encoding 2-oxoacid:acceptor oxidoreductase subunit alpha, with translation MATGNAQINDFVLKIATVNGSGSASANGLLMKALFRMGIPVTGKNLFPSNIQGLPTWYEIRASREGYNARVSRVDVMVAMNAQTYARDLAEVGEGGYLIYDSTWPRESQLQREGVHVLGIPLSGMVNANFESARVRTAAPIRTLMKNIAYVGALCALMQIDREIVRKLLEETFAAKPKLVEPNFKAVTLGYDYAREHFDCPLRVRAAPMDGTGGKILIEGNAAAALGCLYAGATVGAWYPITPSTSLMDAFENFCNKFRKDPETGENRFCIIQAEDELAAAGMVLGAGWAGARAFTPTSGPGISLMSEFIGFAYYTEIPAVFFDIQRVGPSTGMPTRTQQCDLMTAAYASHGDTRHPVLLPSDPKECFEMAVAAFDLAERLQTPVFVLSDLDIGMNEWMVDELEWDDSYRPDRGKVLTDEDLTRIDQFHRYLDVDGDGIPYRTLPGSHPKGSYFVRGSGHDQYGRYTEDADEYQQVVDRLRLKWQTAKTLVPDAVLRSARGHTDVGIIAFGSSHGATVEALDRLAAEGVDADYLRLRAFPFGKEVEKFLDQHRLVFVLEQNRDAQMRGLLMLELDADPDKLISILHYNGLPVPSDVIVESVTEHIRQGAVA, from the coding sequence ATGGCTACAGGCAACGCGCAGATCAATGACTTCGTCCTCAAGATCGCCACGGTCAACGGCAGCGGTTCGGCGAGCGCGAATGGTCTCTTGATGAAGGCACTGTTCCGGATGGGTATCCCCGTCACGGGAAAAAACCTGTTTCCATCCAATATCCAGGGCTTGCCGACCTGGTACGAGATTCGCGCAAGCCGCGAGGGCTACAACGCGCGGGTTTCAAGAGTCGACGTGATGGTGGCGATGAACGCCCAGACCTATGCCAGGGACCTGGCTGAAGTGGGTGAAGGCGGCTACCTGATCTACGACTCGACCTGGCCCCGGGAGTCGCAACTCCAGCGCGAAGGTGTGCACGTACTCGGCATTCCGCTGTCCGGGATGGTCAACGCGAATTTCGAGAGCGCTCGCGTCAGAACGGCCGCCCCCATCCGGACCCTGATGAAGAACATCGCCTATGTCGGCGCTCTGTGTGCGCTGATGCAGATTGATCGTGAAATCGTGCGCAAGCTGCTCGAAGAAACCTTTGCCGCCAAGCCAAAGCTGGTCGAGCCAAACTTCAAGGCCGTCACGCTGGGATACGACTATGCGCGCGAGCACTTCGACTGTCCGCTCCGGGTCCGTGCCGCGCCAATGGACGGCACCGGCGGCAAGATTCTGATCGAGGGCAATGCTGCTGCGGCGCTGGGCTGCCTGTACGCCGGCGCGACGGTCGGCGCCTGGTATCCGATCACACCGTCGACCTCCCTGATGGACGCGTTTGAGAACTTTTGCAACAAATTCCGCAAGGATCCCGAAACCGGCGAGAACCGCTTCTGCATCATCCAGGCTGAGGATGAGCTGGCTGCAGCCGGCATGGTACTGGGGGCCGGATGGGCCGGCGCGCGTGCTTTCACGCCCACATCCGGACCGGGCATTTCGCTGATGAGCGAGTTCATTGGTTTCGCTTACTACACCGAAATCCCGGCCGTGTTTTTCGACATCCAACGTGTCGGGCCTTCGACCGGCATGCCGACCCGAACGCAGCAGTGCGACTTGATGACCGCCGCATACGCCTCGCATGGCGACACCCGCCACCCGGTGCTACTGCCGTCCGACCCGAAGGAGTGTTTCGAGATGGCCGTGGCCGCATTCGATCTCGCTGAACGCCTTCAGACGCCGGTGTTCGTACTGTCCGACCTTGACATCGGCATGAACGAGTGGATGGTCGATGAGCTCGAATGGGACGACAGTTACCGGCCCGACCGCGGCAAGGTTCTGACCGACGAAGATCTGACTCGAATCGACCAGTTCCACCGCTATCTGGATGTAGACGGTGACGGAATCCCATACCGCACGCTTCCGGGGTCTCACCCCAAGGGCAGCTACTTCGTCAGAGGATCCGGTCATGACCAGTACGGCCGCTACACGGAGGATGCCGATGAATACCAGCAGGTCGTCGATCGACTCCGATTGAAATGGCAGACCGCAAAGACGTTGGTCCCCGATGCTGTCCTCCGCTCCGCACGCGGCCATACCGATGTCGGCATCATTGCGTTCGGCTCGTCGCATGGTGCCACAGTCGAGGCGCTGGATCGGCTGGCCGCCGAAGGTGTCGATGCAGACTACCTGCGGTTACGCGCATTTCCATTCGGCAAGGAAGTGGAAAAGTTTCTCGACCAGCACCGGCTGGTATTCGTGCTCGAGCAGAACCGCGACGCTCAGATGCGCGGCTTGCTGATGCTAGAACTCGACGCGGACCCGGACAAATTGATCTCGATCCTGCACTACAACGGATTGCCGGTACCGTCCGATGTAATTGTTGAGTCCGTTACCGAGCACATCAGACAGGGAGCCGTGGCATGA
- a CDS encoding FAD-dependent oxidoreductase, giving the protein MKPTDTQNPDYYHKVVDCQWGCPAHTDVPEYIRLIAQGRFSDAYMVNRESNVFPGILGRVCDRPCEPACRRSRIDEKPVAICRLKRVAADHRDDITERLPTIPKHHNGKRIALVGAGPASLTVCNDLLPLGYQCTLFEKLGKTGGLMRSNIPAFRLPQKVLDEEIEYILRMGVDLRLNTPVDSMKSLLDQGYDAIFVGSGAPRGKELDIPGRSEGDASIHIGIDWLESVAFGHTKEIGKKVLIIGVGNTAMDCCRTSLRLGADDVKVMARKPRQFFKASDWELEDAEEEQVEIVINRSPKEFVVRDGQLQGMIFEIMEYDISDGRITDSRVTGEEFLEADDVILAIGQETAFPWIERDLGIEFNQWDEPDCDRSTYQSTLPGVFFGGDAAFGPENIIWAVEHGHQAAISIHKHCHGEDINARLPQTMNLGSRKMGIHEWSYSNYFDPAARRKMEHVPLTERFRELNTEVELGFTAEQTACEVERCLNCDVQTVFTDSLCIECDACIDICPTQCLTITANGEQEAVEACLTAPRQEPEQPLFISDQLKQTGRIMVKDENVCVHCGLCAERCPTAAWDMQKSTLRIPYARDHDAKPVAKAKVGS; this is encoded by the coding sequence ATGAAGCCGACCGATACTCAAAACCCCGATTACTACCACAAGGTGGTCGATTGCCAGTGGGGTTGTCCAGCACACACCGACGTTCCCGAATACATCCGGCTGATCGCCCAGGGGCGATTTTCCGACGCCTACATGGTTAATCGTGAGTCTAACGTATTTCCCGGTATTCTGGGCCGGGTCTGCGACCGGCCATGCGAACCGGCTTGCAGGCGCAGCCGCATCGATGAAAAACCGGTCGCCATCTGCCGTCTGAAACGCGTCGCAGCCGATCACCGCGACGACATCACCGAACGGCTACCAACGATCCCGAAGCACCACAATGGCAAGCGCATCGCGCTGGTCGGTGCCGGCCCGGCCTCGCTGACGGTATGCAATGACCTGTTGCCGCTCGGCTACCAGTGCACACTTTTCGAGAAACTCGGCAAAACCGGCGGACTGATGCGGTCCAACATCCCGGCATTCCGGCTACCGCAGAAGGTCCTGGACGAGGAGATCGAATACATTCTCCGCATGGGCGTGGATCTGCGCCTGAATACTCCGGTCGATTCGATGAAGTCCCTACTGGACCAGGGCTATGACGCGATCTTCGTCGGCTCGGGCGCACCGCGCGGCAAGGAGCTCGATATTCCGGGTCGCAGTGAAGGCGACGCCAGCATTCACATCGGCATCGACTGGCTCGAGTCAGTGGCTTTCGGGCACACGAAAGAAATCGGCAAGAAGGTTCTGATTATCGGCGTCGGCAACACCGCGATGGATTGCTGCCGCACCAGCCTGCGGCTGGGGGCCGATGACGTCAAGGTCATGGCACGCAAGCCGCGGCAATTCTTCAAGGCCTCGGACTGGGAACTCGAAGATGCCGAGGAAGAACAGGTCGAGATCGTCATCAACCGCAGCCCGAAAGAATTCGTCGTCAGGGATGGCCAGCTTCAGGGCATGATTTTCGAAATCATGGAATACGACATCTCGGATGGCCGCATCACCGATTCCCGGGTAACCGGGGAAGAATTTTTGGAGGCCGATGACGTCATTCTGGCGATCGGCCAGGAAACGGCTTTTCCGTGGATCGAGCGCGACCTCGGCATCGAGTTCAACCAATGGGACGAACCGGATTGCGATCGCAGCACCTATCAGTCCACGCTACCGGGCGTGTTCTTCGGCGGTGATGCGGCATTCGGCCCGGAAAACATCATCTGGGCCGTCGAGCACGGTCACCAGGCCGCGATTTCCATCCATAAGCATTGCCACGGCGAAGACATCAACGCCCGACTGCCGCAGACCATGAACCTGGGCTCACGCAAGATGGGCATACACGAGTGGAGCTACTCGAACTATTTTGATCCGGCTGCGCGTCGCAAGATGGAACATGTGCCACTGACCGAGCGTTTCCGCGAGCTCAATACCGAAGTGGAACTTGGTTTTACCGCCGAGCAGACTGCCTGCGAGGTCGAGCGCTGCCTGAATTGCGATGTCCAGACGGTATTCACCGATTCGCTTTGCATCGAATGCGATGCCTGCATCGACATCTGCCCGACCCAGTGTTTGACCATCACCGCCAACGGCGAGCAGGAAGCGGTTGAAGCTTGCCTGACCGCACCGCGCCAGGAACCGGAGCAGCCCCTGTTCATTTCGGACCAACTCAAGCAGACCGGCCGCATCATGGTCAAGGATGAAAACGTCTGCGTCCACTGCGGCCTGTGCGCCGAGCGTTGTCCCACCGCCGCGTGGGACATGCAGAAATCGACACTTCGCATTCCGTACGCCCGGGACCACGACGCCAAGCCAGTGGCAAAGGCAAAGGTCGGGTCTTGA
- the truB gene encoding tRNA pseudouridine(55) synthase TruB yields the protein MKTEPSISSSGILLLDKPVGMTSNAALGQAKRILGLKKAGHTGTLDPLASGLLVLCFGQATKVAGYLLDAEKAYEATLKLGITTDSEDAEGEVIERREVPELSESDIDAVLEHFRGSIEQIPPMYSALKYHGRRLYELARRGETVARPPRPVIIHELNLLGHEGDLIELSVRCSKGTYIRSLARDIGKRLECGAHLIGLRRTASEPFRVADAHTLENLQTLTCDDARSLLLPADRALEHLPAVHVDEQQAARLQQGQFLSGLPGTEAGNVRIYSPELFVGIGQMDGAGHLRPTRILLTT from the coding sequence ATGAAAACTGAACCCTCTATTTCCAGCAGTGGAATCCTGCTGCTCGACAAGCCGGTCGGCATGACATCAAATGCCGCGCTCGGCCAGGCCAAACGTATTCTCGGCCTCAAGAAGGCCGGGCATACCGGCACTCTGGATCCACTGGCCTCGGGGCTGCTGGTGCTGTGTTTCGGTCAGGCGACCAAGGTTGCGGGTTACCTGCTCGATGCCGAAAAGGCCTACGAGGCCACGCTGAAGCTCGGTATTACCACCGACAGTGAGGATGCCGAAGGCGAAGTCATCGAGCGACGCGAGGTGCCCGAGTTGAGTGAAAGTGACATTGATGCCGTCCTGGAGCACTTCCGTGGTTCGATCGAGCAGATTCCACCCATGTATTCGGCCCTCAAGTACCACGGACGGCGGCTCTATGAGCTGGCGCGCCGGGGCGAGACGGTGGCGCGCCCACCGCGCCCGGTAATCATCCACGAACTGAATTTGCTGGGTCACGAAGGTGACCTGATCGAGCTGTCAGTGCGCTGCTCGAAGGGCACCTATATCCGCTCACTGGCCCGTGACATCGGAAAACGTCTGGAATGCGGTGCGCACCTGATCGGGTTGCGACGGACCGCTAGCGAACCGTTCAGGGTCGCCGATGCACACACGCTCGAGAATTTGCAGACGCTCACGTGCGATGACGCCCGTAGCCTGCTGCTGCCCGCCGATCGCGCGCTAGAGCATCTGCCGGCGGTTCATGTCGATGAGCAGCAGGCTGCTCGCCTTCAACAGGGTCAATTCCTGTCCGGATTGCCTGGGACGGAGGCAGGCAATGTAAGAATCTACTCGCCCGAACTGTTCGTGGGGATCGGCCAGATGGATGGAGCGGGTCATCTCCGCCCCACCAGGATTCTGCTGACCACTTGA
- a CDS encoding 2OG-Fe(II) oxygenase family protein: MARHHQNNETEAFMSLSLTINPQLDAARAAEQLAATTRVQIADFLTPESAQNLWQAFQENAIWYLSLNRGAENLEVPAENLEKVSQVEREQFMQRVHERAGKQFQYLFCQYYISETIERGENKGHPLHEVAEFLNSGTTLDFFRQLTREPDAREVDVMATRYEPGHFLTMHDDAHARRDRVAAYVLNLTPEWNPDWGGHLAFFDEDGNIEHAFVPRFNVLNVFLVPQRHAVQAVAPFARGHRCSFTGWVHR, from the coding sequence TTGGCACGGCACCACCAGAATAACGAAACGGAAGCGTTTATGAGTCTTTCCCTGACGATCAATCCACAGCTCGATGCTGCCAGGGCTGCCGAGCAATTGGCAGCCACGACGCGCGTACAGATTGCGGATTTTCTGACGCCCGAGTCCGCGCAGAATCTATGGCAGGCGTTTCAGGAGAACGCGATCTGGTACCTGTCCCTCAATCGTGGCGCCGAAAATCTGGAAGTGCCTGCCGAGAATCTCGAAAAGGTTTCCCAGGTGGAACGTGAACAGTTCATGCAGCGGGTTCACGAGCGCGCAGGTAAACAGTTCCAGTACCTTTTTTGCCAGTACTACATCAGTGAAACGATTGAGCGCGGCGAGAACAAAGGTCACCCCCTGCACGAAGTCGCCGAATTTCTGAATTCCGGGACAACGTTGGACTTCTTTCGCCAGCTCACCCGCGAACCGGATGCCCGGGAAGTGGATGTGATGGCAACGCGCTACGAGCCTGGTCATTTTCTGACCATGCATGATGATGCTCACGCGCGGCGCGACCGGGTTGCTGCCTACGTGCTCAACCTGACGCCGGAATGGAACCCGGACTGGGGTGGGCATCTCGCCTTCTTCGATGAAGACGGCAACATCGAGCACGCTTTCGTTCCACGCTTTAACGTGCTCAATGTCTTTCTCGTGCCGCAAAGACATGCGGTACAGGCAGTCGCGCCATTTGCCCGCGGCCATCGATGCAGCTTTACCGGTTGGGTGCACCGCTAG
- a CDS encoding inositol monophosphatase family protein: protein MSNPYLNIASEAAHQAGDIALRYRSRLDSIPVERKARHDYVSDVDRACEQVIRDHIGRHHRDHAILGEEGGLSGDSDHVWIIDPIDGTSNYLRGIPHFAISIAIQVKGRIEAGVVYDPVREELFTASRGQGAFLNSQRIRVSGRKELSDALVATAFPFRKRRLLEGYQGMFNAMFERVEDFRRAGTASLDLAYVACGRLDGYWELGLKPWDLAAGALLVQEAGGVVMDITGGDQWLQSGHVLAAPFKLITPMRAAIEPHVTEAMKARTAKPGDASQ, encoded by the coding sequence ATGTCCAACCCCTATCTCAATATCGCCTCCGAGGCCGCACACCAGGCTGGCGATATCGCGCTACGCTACCGCTCCCGCCTTGACAGCATCCCGGTGGAGCGCAAGGCCCGGCACGACTACGTCAGTGACGTCGACCGGGCCTGCGAGCAGGTTATTCGGGACCACATCGGCCGGCATCACCGCGACCACGCCATTCTCGGCGAGGAAGGCGGACTCAGCGGGGACAGCGACCACGTCTGGATCATCGATCCGATCGACGGCACCAGCAACTACCTGCGCGGCATCCCGCATTTCGCCATCTCGATCGCCATCCAGGTCAAGGGCCGCATCGAGGCCGGTGTCGTCTATGACCCCGTCCGCGAGGAGCTTTTCACGGCCAGCCGTGGCCAGGGTGCTTTTCTGAACAGCCAGCGCATACGCGTTTCAGGGCGCAAGGAATTGTCCGACGCGCTGGTTGCCACCGCCTTCCCCTTCCGCAAGCGCCGCCTGCTGGAAGGTTATCAGGGCATGTTCAATGCGATGTTCGAGAGGGTCGAGGATTTCCGCCGCGCCGGCACCGCCTCGCTCGATCTGGCCTACGTCGCCTGCGGCCGGCTCGACGGTTACTGGGAGCTGGGGCTCAAGCCCTGGGACCTGGCTGCCGGCGCCCTGCTCGTCCAGGAAGCGGGCGGCGTGGTCATGGATATCACCGGCGGCGACCAATGGCTGCAGTCCGGCCATGTCCTGGCCGCACCCTTCAAGCTGATCACCCCCATGCGCGCCGCCATCGAACCGCACGTGACCGAGGCCATGAAGGCGCGCACGGCCAAGCCTGGCGACGCTTCACAATAA
- a CDS encoding RNA methyltransferase, translating into MTNPASNIRVVLVGTTHPGNIGAAARAMKVMGLERLYLVSPAKFPSGEATAMASSADDILANAVVVDDFLEAIAGCPLVLGTTARLRSLPQPLFDPRSAAQKAVVEAGKHEVALVFGREKSGLDNEEVKHCHWLVNIPTSERYSSLNLAQAVQILAYEIHLAELDGGPGETPPPDWEPVDPERLEFFFQRLEESLLAIRFLNPRQPKRLMQRLRRLYLRARPDENELNILNGIVSHTLGIVRERSEEQED; encoded by the coding sequence ATGACAAATCCCGCAAGCAATATCCGGGTCGTGCTGGTCGGCACGACGCATCCGGGCAACATCGGCGCTGCGGCTCGGGCCATGAAGGTGATGGGACTCGAGCGGCTCTACCTCGTCTCGCCGGCGAAATTTCCTTCCGGCGAGGCGACCGCCATGGCCTCCAGTGCCGACGACATCCTGGCCAATGCGGTTGTGGTCGATGATTTCCTGGAGGCGATTGCCGGCTGCCCGCTGGTGCTGGGCACCACCGCGCGCCTGCGATCGCTGCCGCAGCCCTTGTTCGATCCCCGATCGGCGGCGCAGAAGGCCGTGGTCGAGGCCGGCAAGCATGAAGTGGCGCTGGTATTCGGGCGAGAGAAAAGCGGGCTCGACAATGAAGAGGTCAAGCACTGCCACTGGCTGGTCAATATCCCGACCAGCGAGCGGTATTCCTCGCTCAACCTGGCCCAGGCGGTGCAGATCCTGGCCTACGAGATCCACCTGGCCGAACTCGATGGTGGGCCGGGCGAGACGCCGCCGCCGGACTGGGAGCCGGTCGATCCCGAGCGCCTGGAGTTCTTCTTCCAGCGCCTGGAGGAATCGCTGCTGGCCATCCGCTTCCTCAACCCGCGCCAGCCCAAGCGCCTGATGCAGCGCTTGCGCCGGCTCTACCTGCGCGCCCGCCCCGACGAGAACGAACTCAATATTCTCAACGGCATCGTGTCACACACGCTTGGAATCGTTCGTGAGCGATCAGAAGAACAAGAAGACTGA
- a CDS encoding methylated-DNA--[protein]-cysteine S-methyltransferase: MSDQKNKKTDPVSDADRYQRIWDAVAGIPSGCVLNYGSVARLAGLPGRARLVGMALGRAPKKMALPWHRVVNAQGKISFPEGSSKGAEQRRLLEEEGVEFENDTIDLERFSPERALDRMLWGPGRE, from the coding sequence GTGAGCGATCAGAAGAACAAGAAGACTGATCCGGTCTCCGACGCCGACCGCTACCAGCGCATCTGGGACGCTGTGGCTGGCATTCCCAGCGGCTGCGTGCTCAACTATGGCTCGGTCGCCCGGCTGGCCGGCCTGCCGGGCCGGGCACGCCTGGTCGGCATGGCACTCGGCCGCGCGCCAAAGAAGATGGCCTTGCCCTGGCACCGCGTGGTTAACGCCCAGGGCAAGATAAGTTTTCCCGAGGGCAGCAGCAAGGGTGCCGAGCAACGGCGACTGCTGGAGGAGGAAGGCGTGGAGTTTGAAAACGACACGATTGATCTTGAGCGTTTCAGCCCGGAGCGCGCGCTGGACAGGATGCTTTGGGGGCCGGGAAGGGAGTGA
- a CDS encoding M90 family metallopeptidase, with product MFRKWREKRWQHKVDVAMPSHEDIAAVIKHFPVLATIEGESAARLRQRSGEILASKTFLGAGGLQPGYEDCLAVALLAARPILNLGIECYADFHTFILYPDEFIAEEEFEDEAGVVSRGRDLRSGEAWARGPVVLSMADVMDSAQGQGFDVVAHELAHQIDQLNGEMDGFPPLHRSMDPDEWTRAFSAAYDRLNQALDRDEEPAIDPYAAESPAEYFAVTSEYFFDAPEWLEQHEPEVFRLLQAFYGIRNA from the coding sequence ATGTTCCGCAAATGGCGCGAAAAACGCTGGCAACATAAAGTCGACGTGGCCATGCCGTCACACGAAGACATTGCGGCGGTGATCAAGCATTTCCCGGTCCTGGCCACAATCGAGGGAGAGAGCGCCGCACGCTTGCGCCAGCGCAGTGGGGAGATCCTGGCCAGCAAGACCTTTCTCGGCGCCGGTGGCCTGCAGCCCGGCTACGAGGATTGCCTGGCCGTCGCCCTGCTCGCCGCCCGTCCAATCCTGAACCTGGGCATCGAGTGCTACGCGGATTTCCACACCTTCATTCTCTATCCTGACGAGTTTATCGCGGAGGAGGAGTTCGAAGACGAGGCCGGCGTGGTCAGCCGGGGCCGTGACCTGCGCTCGGGAGAGGCCTGGGCGCGCGGACCGGTGGTGCTGTCGATGGCCGACGTGATGGACTCCGCCCAGGGCCAGGGCTTCGACGTGGTCGCGCATGAACTCGCCCACCAGATCGATCAGTTAAACGGCGAGATGGATGGTTTCCCGCCGCTGCACCGCTCGATGGACCCGGACGAATGGACCCGCGCCTTCTCCGCGGCTTACGACCGGCTCAATCAGGCACTCGATCGCGACGAAGAACCCGCCATCGATCCCTACGCCGCCGAGTCACCGGCCGAGTATTTCGCAGTAACCAGTGAATATTTCTTCGATGCGCCGGAGTGGTTGGAGCAGCACGAGCCGGAGGTGTTCAGGCTTCTGCAGGCCTTCTACGGGATTAGGAACGCATGA
- the dapE gene encoding succinyl-diaminopimelate desuccinylase, translated as MATAPSQTERDAVLTLARELIARESITPEDAGCQPLIASRLERAGMTVESIDVEDVHNLLARHGNGAPHLMLIGHTDVVPPGPAQHWSSPPFEPTIRDGMLYGRGAADMKSSVAAFVLALERFLAAHPDHAGTISLLLTSDEEGPARHGIRAVVPKLEDRGLLPDACLVGEPSSQERLGDLIRIGRRGSIQGRLHVHGRQGHTAYADPRDNPVHRAAPLLAELSRLAFNDGDEYFPPTRLQISNLRAGTGADNVTPGELEVWFNLRNNPNSSAETLEARLRQLIERHDPGIWELEWRVSGQPFGPATGPLADIVRQVCREQLGITPEADTGGGTSDGRFFGPRGIPVIELGPVNRSIHQIDECIDLEDLAALPAVYAAVIESMLCGQGG; from the coding sequence ATGGCGACTGCCCCTTCCCAAACCGAGCGCGATGCGGTGCTGACACTGGCCCGCGAACTGATCGCGCGCGAGTCGATCACGCCTGAAGATGCCGGCTGCCAGCCCCTCATCGCCAGCCGGCTCGAGCGGGCGGGGATGACGGTCGAGTCGATCGATGTGGAGGACGTGCACAACCTGCTCGCCCGTCATGGCAACGGCGCGCCGCACCTGATGCTGATCGGGCATACCGACGTGGTGCCGCCGGGACCGGCCCAACACTGGAGTTCGCCGCCGTTCGAGCCCACGATCCGCGATGGCATGCTCTATGGCCGCGGCGCGGCCGACATGAAGTCTTCCGTTGCGGCTTTCGTGTTGGCATTGGAGCGCTTTCTGGCGGCACATCCGGATCATGCCGGAACGATTTCCCTGCTGCTGACATCCGACGAGGAAGGGCCCGCACGCCACGGCATTCGCGCGGTTGTGCCGAAGCTCGAAGACAGGGGTTTGCTGCCCGATGCCTGCCTGGTCGGCGAGCCGTCCAGCCAAGAGCGCCTGGGTGACCTGATCCGCATCGGCCGGCGTGGCTCCATCCAGGGTCGATTGCACGTTCATGGCAGGCAGGGGCATACCGCCTACGCCGATCCGCGCGACAATCCGGTGCACCGGGCCGCGCCGCTGCTGGCCGAGCTGAGCCGGCTGGCTTTCAATGACGGCGACGAGTACTTCCCGCCGACGCGACTGCAGATTTCCAACCTCCGTGCCGGCACCGGCGCCGACAACGTCACGCCCGGCGAACTGGAGGTCTGGTTCAACCTTCGAAACAATCCCAACAGTTCGGCCGAGACCCTCGAAGCCCGGCTGCGCCAGCTGATCGAGCGCCATGACCCGGGTATCTGGGAACTCGAATGGCGCGTTTCGGGCCAGCCCTTCGGCCCGGCCACCGGTCCGCTGGCCGACATCGTCAGGCAGGTCTGCCGGGAGCAGTTGGGCATCACGCCTGAAGCGGATACCGGTGGCGGCACTTCCGACGGTCGCTTCTTCGGGCCGCGCGGCATTCCGGTGATCGAACTCGGTCCGGTCAACCGCAGCATTCACCAGATCGATGAGTGTATCGATCTGGAGGATCTGGCAGCCCTGCCGGCGGTGTATGCGGCTGTCATTGAAAGCATGCTGTGCGGGCAGGGCGGCTGA
- a CDS encoding septum formation initiator family protein, translating to MRIILIALLVILVVLQVQLWREFAEVSSLREMVEQQQIENEELERRNEALAAEVEDLRAGLEAIEERARSELGLIREGESFFLIVDPEDAEPSG from the coding sequence ATGCGCATCATCCTGATTGCCCTGCTGGTCATCCTCGTCGTGCTGCAGGTGCAGTTGTGGCGGGAGTTCGCCGAGGTGAGCTCGCTGCGCGAAATGGTCGAGCAGCAGCAGATCGAGAACGAGGAGCTGGAGCGGCGGAACGAGGCACTGGCCGCCGAAGTCGAGGATCTGCGCGCCGGCCTGGAGGCCATCGAGGAGCGCGCCCGCTCGGAACTTGGCCTGATTCGCGAAGGGGAGTCCTTCTTCCTGATCGTCGATCCGGAAGATGCCGAGCCAAGCGGATGA
- the truD gene encoding tRNA pseudouridine(13) synthase TruD — protein MSGDEIRPGHAFGGPPVRGRIRCQPEDFLVSERLGHEPDGEGEHLWLWVSKRERNTVDVASDLARAAGVRPNRVGFAGLKDRNAVTEQYFSIQLPGQAMPDWRDWTIDGVNIESAAWSSRKIRRGRLRGNRFELIVRELDGDRDALEERLAAVRDQGVPNGFGEQRFGHNNIARALALFRGEIRRKPSKTKRGFYLSAARSLVFNHVLAERIRRADWNRLIDGDLAVLDGSHSFFQADAADPEQVRRCAEMDIHPSGPLPGEGDSPATGEAAEIENRVFSSHRELIEGLAKFGMKQERRPLRMRVGELAWTFPDERSLKLVFSLGKGSYATSVLRELVDYE, from the coding sequence ATGAGTGGTGACGAAATCAGACCGGGTCACGCCTTCGGTGGGCCGCCCGTACGCGGGCGCATCCGATGTCAGCCGGAAGATTTCCTGGTGTCCGAGCGGCTGGGTCATGAGCCCGACGGCGAGGGTGAACACTTGTGGCTGTGGGTGAGCAAGCGCGAGCGCAATACCGTCGATGTGGCCTCCGACCTGGCGCGCGCGGCCGGCGTACGCCCGAACCGTGTCGGCTTCGCTGGCCTCAAGGATCGCAACGCCGTCACTGAGCAGTATTTTTCCATTCAGCTGCCTGGTCAGGCCATGCCGGACTGGCGGGATTGGACGATCGATGGGGTCAATATCGAGTCGGCTGCATGGAGTTCACGCAAGATTCGTCGGGGGCGACTGCGCGGCAACCGATTCGAGCTGATCGTGCGTGAGCTCGACGGTGATCGAGACGCCCTCGAGGAACGCCTGGCCGCCGTGCGAGACCAGGGCGTTCCCAACGGATTCGGTGAGCAGCGCTTCGGTCACAACAACATTGCCAGGGCGCTGGCGCTGTTCCGCGGCGAGATACGTCGCAAACCGTCGAAGACCAAGCGCGGCTTCTATCTTTCAGCGGCCCGCAGCCTGGTCTTCAACCATGTGCTGGCCGAGCGGATTCGCCGTGCTGACTGGAACCGCCTGATCGACGGGGATCTGGCCGTGCTTGATGGTAGCCACTCATTCTTCCAGGCCGATGCTGCTGATCCGGAGCAGGTTCGTCGCTGTGCCGAAATGGACATCCACCCGAGTGGCCCGCTACCCGGGGAGGGTGACAGTCCGGCTACGGGTGAAGCGGCCGAAATCGAGAACCGGGTGTTCTCGTCCCACCGGGAACTGATCGAAGGCCTGGCGAAGTTCGGCATGAAACAGGAGCGCCGGCCGCTGAGGATGCGGGTCGGCGAACTGGCCTGGACGTTCCCCGACGAGCGAAGCCTGAAACTGGTCTTTTCTTTAGGCAAGGGCAGCTACGCCACGTCGGTACTGCGCGAGCTCGTCGACTACGAGTAA